One genomic region from uncultured Subdoligranulum sp. encodes:
- a CDS encoding RluA family pseudouridine synthase, whose protein sequence is MELRYVVPPESEGMRLGIFLRTCGVTAGLIKSVKHVGQGFFADGRSIHTDQIVHAGQWITFALPPEPATSVTPQPIPLSIVFEDEFAAVLNKPAGLAVHPTLNYPDHTLANGWIYYLKSQGKSGVFRPVNRIDKNTSGLVLCAQNAFAAPLLAGQVSKCYLAIVQGSLPLGPGRVEAPIGRRGDSIIGRCVTSDGKYSLTEYTVLAASSDYSLVACRPCTGRTHQIRVHMAYIGHPLAGDTLYGGTAQRIGRHALHCGVMHFVHPVTRETIRVSCPMPSDMEALAQAEHLLDGWSLEQF, encoded by the coding sequence ATGGAACTGCGTTATGTCGTGCCACCTGAGTCCGAAGGCATGCGCCTGGGAATTTTCTTGCGTACCTGCGGCGTGACCGCCGGGCTGATCAAGTCAGTCAAGCACGTGGGGCAGGGCTTTTTTGCCGATGGACGGTCGATACATACCGATCAGATCGTTCATGCCGGTCAATGGATCACCTTTGCTTTGCCGCCGGAACCTGCTACCAGCGTGACGCCACAGCCGATTCCTTTATCCATTGTATTTGAGGATGAATTTGCCGCGGTGCTGAACAAGCCTGCCGGTCTGGCAGTCCATCCCACCTTGAATTATCCGGACCATACTCTGGCCAATGGCTGGATATATTATCTGAAGAGCCAGGGAAAAAGTGGTGTGTTCCGTCCCGTCAACCGGATCGATAAAAATACCAGCGGCCTTGTGCTGTGCGCACAGAATGCTTTTGCTGCTCCGCTTCTGGCAGGGCAGGTGTCCAAATGTTATCTGGCAATCGTGCAAGGGTCCCTGCCGCTGGGACCGGGGCGGGTGGAGGCACCTATAGGCAGACGAGGCGATTCCATTATCGGCCGCTGTGTAACGTCCGACGGCAAGTACAGCCTGACAGAGTACACGGTACTGGCCGCAAGTTCCGATTATAGCCTGGTGGCGTGCAGGCCCTGCACAGGAAGGACGCATCAGATCCGCGTGCACATGGCGTACATTGGTCATCCGCTGGCGGGGGATACCCTCTACGGCGGGACTGCGCAGCGGATCGGGCGGCATGCCCTGCACTGCGGTGTGATGCATTTCGTTCATCCGGTCACCCGGGAGACGATTCGGGTATCCTGCCCGATGCCATCGGATATGGAAGCGTTGGCGCAGGCTGAACATCTGCTTGACGGATGGTCGCTGGAGCAGTTCTGA